A DNA window from Syngnathus typhle isolate RoL2023-S1 ecotype Sweden linkage group LG2, RoL_Styp_1.0, whole genome shotgun sequence contains the following coding sequences:
- the LOC133150064 gene encoding uncharacterized protein K02A2.6-like: METCRSAELAKSQIQAMQASPVVHDASVDALNRARVQTRSWDKNKPSYKKQVTTVCRKCGNKHEPRQCPAYGAVCHKCGKNNHFSKVCRGGYEKNSHCKTKTVNNLEKEMDCLYIGMIGNGTKKSAHQTRDTVWHETATIRGVAIDFKLDTGADANVLPRQLYQQLPGPVQLRPTKTVLIAFGGARLTADGVASLECRTSKRKAVLDFHVSSQADKPILGGEACEELQLVKRMGSLAAKAPQQQQPPATKEELLLRYADVFTGLGEFPGVHHIHVDPSVTPVIHACRNVPLSIMDALKVTIKDLQNRKVITPVNEPTEWVNSLVATKKKNGSLRVCLDPCNLNEAVKRQHYSIPTPEDVRSRLAGKSIFSILDEKDGYWQIKLDEPSSKLCTFNTPWGRFRFLRLPFGIKSASEVFQQKNCETFGDIPGVYVIADDMIKAASSEQEHDEILQKVMERAKSANVKFNKEKIQFKVNTVKYMGHIITAAGQRADDAKTTACNDSGNLNENPCDERVVYALEATDALSSETLSQLKSATAADGVLQAVCEKHLKGWPMKKKSLDSKLHSYWPMRDNISIVNDIVMVGDKIIIPECFKRVILEKLHLAHQGVQRTKAKARKVLYWPGMTRDIETMVEKCVQCQQLQPKHQAEPLIPHQVPELPWMKVGADIFELHGQSYLLLVDCLTKYPEVLNLTDKTARTVIQKMKSVFARHGIPKEVVSDHVPFASYEMQSFAASWEFKLTHSSPGFPSSNGMAERAIKTVKHALKKAVQTGTDPHLVLLSLRNTPVTGLNLTPAQMLMGRVLRSTLPCSSAVLKQSSPQHILERIQDLQSRHKQRYDQRAKQLPVLTPGDTVHMQTRRGWEPAVVIRQRDEPRSYTVQTPAGRTRRRNRRHLRKIHPSLFKDSHPDEHLDSEFQHTQATATVDSPPLEPVPRNPSPVPVDGMPTCYTRSGRAVRRPARYTE, encoded by the coding sequence atggaaacatgtagatcagcagaactcgccaagtcacaaatacaagcgatgcaagcgtcacctgttgtccatgatgcctcagtggatgcattgaatagagcaagagtgcaaacacgcagctgggacaagaacaaaccaagctacaagaagcaggtaacgactgtgtgccgtaaatgcggaaacaagcatgagcctcgtcaatgcccagcttacggcgctgtgtgtcataaatgtggaaaaaataaccacttttcaaaggtgtgtaggggtggctatgagaaaaatagccattgtaagacaaagactgtaaacaatttagaaaaagaaatggactgtttatacataggcatgattggaaatggaaccaagaaaTCAGCACACCAAACAAGGGACACTGTATGGCAcgaaacagccacgatcagaggtgttgcaatcgacttcaagctggacactggtgctgacgctaatgtgctgcccaggcagctataccaacagctaccaggtcccgttcagctgcgtccaacaaagactgtgttgatagcttttggaggggcacgcctgacagcagatggtgttgcatctttagaatgcagaacgtctaaacgcaaggctgtgctggacttccacgtgagtagccaagcagacaagccaattctaggaggggaggcttgtgaagagctgcaactggtgaagagaatggggtcgctcgcggcaaaggctccacaacaacaacaaccgccagccaccaaagaggagctactactaagatatgctgatgtattcacaggattgggggaatttcctggagttcatcacatacacgttgaccccagcgtcactcctgtgattcacgcatgcaggaatgtacccctctccatcatggatgcgctgaaagtgacaatcaaagacttacaaaacagaaaagtgataacaccggtgaatgaaccaacagaatgggtgaacagtcttgttgccactaagaaaaagaacgggtcgctgagggtgtgtttggatccttgcaacctgaatgaggcagtcaagcgccagcattactccattcctactcctgaagatgtgcgcagcagactggctggaaaatccatcttctccatcttggatgagaaggatgggtactggcagatcaagctagatgagccatcatctaagctctgcaccttcaacacgccgtggggacgctttcgcttcctcaggctaccatttgggattaagtcggccagtgaagtctttcaacaaaagaattgtgagaccttcggcgacattccaggtgtgtacgtcatagcagacgacatgattAAAGCAGCATCAtcagagcaagaacatgatgaaatcctgcagaaagtaatggagagagcaaagtctgccaatgtgaaatttaacaaagaaaaaatccagttcaaagtgaacacagtaaaatatatgggacacatcatcacggcagcaggacagagggctgatgacgccaagaCCACAGCAtgcaatgacagtggcaatctcaatgagaacccttgtgatgagagagttgtgtatgccttggaagccacagacgcGCTGAGTAGcgaaacacttagccagctgaaatcagcaacggcagcggatggcgtgttacaagctgtatgtgagaaacacttgaagggttggcccatgaaaaagaaaagtctggacagtaaactacacagttactggccaatgagggacaatatcagcatcgtgaatgacattgtgatggtcggagacaaaatcataatacccgagtgcttcaagagagtgattttggagaagctgcaccttgcacaccaaggcgtgcagcgtactaaagctaaagcgagaaaagtcctttactggcctggcatgacacgagacatagagacaatggtggaaaaatgtgtgcagtgccagcagctacagcccaaacaccaggctgagccactaattccacaccaggttcctgaactgccatggatgaaagttggagctgacatcttcgagctgcatggtcagtcatacctgctgttggtggattgcctgacaaaatatccagaagtgctcaacctgactgataaaacagctcgcacggtgattcagaagatgaagtctgtctttgccagacatgggatacccaaggaggtagtgagtgatcatgtcccattcgccagctatgagatgcagtcattcgcagcttcatgggagttcaagctcacacactccagcccaggttttccctcttcgaatggaatggcggagcgggccattaagacagtaaaacacgcgctgaagaaagcagtgcagactggcactgacccacatctagtgttgctgtcgctgagaaacacaccggtgacaggactaaacctgacacctgcacaaatgttgatgggtagagtcctgcgcagcacacttccatgttccagtgctgtgctgaaacagtcatccccacagcatattctcgaaagaatacaggacttgcagtcccggcaCAAGCAACgctacgaccagcgtgcaaagcaactgccagtgctgaccccaggagacacggtacacatgcagacgcgacgcggctgggagccagcggttgtcatcaggcagcgagatgaaccacgctcctacactgtacagacgccggcagggaggacacgcaggaggaacaggcgacatctgaggaagatacacccaagcctgttcaaagactctcaccctgatgaacatttggactctgagtttcaacatactcaggctactgcaacagtggactcaccaccactggaaccggtaccacgcaaccctagtcctgtgcctgtggacggcatgcccacatgctataccaggagtggcagagcagttaggcgccctgccaggtacactgaatga
- the LOC133149876 gene encoding uncharacterized protein LOC133149876 yields the protein MDQANLTSAESDFLTNIDELDLQLLCDTPELDLSNINNDLPSTTASTSQIPDLVNIVNNAMQEGRDTDSPDIQAHLQAVVNELNSQNRNDGSQSPTLIPSQLLNMIAELNNQANGNSGRNSPDIPAQLLHMIQNLNTQPLIDRMTVNPVDHEIDASVITGNMPPSFQPNNCSVIIDHEIDVIDNNAPAFQDIAHQSNNNNASVITNQRGGSVVVNRPHFNNIEIRRHLNIPSQANSNDFATFYLQIEDRIDEVLREVDMQTQRGDVIQIELVAGNDRAHVYSQKSDINTIRDNVSDLLERLAQSNVELLADENLELIVEIVKPIRGGMRRRLMNTTNKEILTRKKRHLYIPRNKDNNLCFALSLTYLLNDTLTSKQAVRQARLLHQSVGLDCQTPVSLGDVHKFEKVLRRKITVMYRKEDSRPMTFFDTHYPKTDEDTLFVLHLENHYYGVKTIEAFMGYAYFCRYCYRGHENWQRHQCEGHCNICLDPRCKQRRFKHVICPDCNKSCRNEECFAKHKEFRATNRVSNCTTYKKCLQCGLQYYVKADGTGAKHRCPVKRCAVCSEILDQNDNVLLNPHLCYMQPIKPQPPCKNVVYYDFETYVDADGLHNPFLICCKSNRLTKQWFGTDCVDKFLTFFRNPRFKQTTFVAHNARGFDSYILIKRMLELGIKLDILMQGSKVLSFVDLDTKSRYIDSLSFLTMPLSAMPKALGLEDKSKGCFPHKFSSLEHLNYVGCHPEPTYYNVEQMSPSQRAKFDEWYVKQANDVFDFAKQALTYCENDVDLLMQGCEKFRSEYFEATRTSQVKSSQVYLYSPKSQAVSKGFT from the coding sequence atggaTCAGGCTAACCTTACGTCAGCAGAGTCGGATTTCTTAACAAACATTGACGAATTAGATTTACAGCTACTTTGTGATACACCTGAGCTAGATTTGTCAAACATTAACAATGATTTGCCGTCAACCACTGCTTCTACAAGCCAAATACCAGATTTGGTCAACAttgtaaacaatgccatgcaggaagggagagacacagacagtccTGATATTCAGGCCCACTTACAAGCTGTCGTAAacgagctaaacagtcaaaacCGGAATGATGGTAGCCAAAGTCCTACACTAATACCGTCACAACTGCTAAACATGATAGCAGAATTAAACAACCAAGCTAACGGTAACAGTGGGCGCAACAGTCCAGATATTCCTGCTCAACTGTTACACATGATCCAAAATCTAAATACGCAGCCTCTGATTGACCGAATGACCGTTAACCCTGTAGATCATGAGATAGatgcttctgtaataactgGTAACATGCCACCATCATTTCAGCCTAACAACTGCTCTGTTATAATCGATCACGAAATAGATGTTATTGACAACAACGCACCAGCGTTTCAAGACATAGCCCACCAATCTAACAACAACaatgcttctgtaataactAATCAGCGCGGCGGCTCTGTTGTAGTAAATAGACCGCATTTCAATAATATTGAGATAAGGCGGCATTTGAATATACCATCACAAGCAAACAGCAAtgattttgcaaccttttaccTACAGATTGAGGATAGAATAGATGAAGTCTTGCGAGAGGTTGATATGCAAACACAGAGAGGTGACGTGATTCAAATCGAGTTAGTAGCTGGAAATGATAGGGCTCACGTTTATTCGCAAAAAAGCGACATAAACACTATACGTGATAATGTATCAGATCTGCTTGAACGTCTAGCTCAATCAAATGTAGAGCTTCTAGCTGATGAGAATTTAGAGCTTATTGTCGAAATAGTCAAACCGATCCGTGGTGGAATGCGTCGTCGACTGATGAACACTACCAACAAAGAGATTTTGACGCGTAAAAAACGACATCTGTACATACCTCGTAATAAGGACAACAATCTATGCTTTGCTCTTTCACTAACCTATCTGCTAAATGACACGCTAACATCAAAACAAGCCGTAAGACAAGCCAGACTTTTGCATCAGAGTGTGGGTTTAGATTGTCAAACACCTGTGAGTTTGGGGGATGTacataaatttgaaaaagttctcagacGGAAAATAACTGTCATGTATCGAAAAGAAGACAGCCGCCCCATGACTTTCTTCGACACACATTACCCTAAAACAGACGAAGACACTTTATTTGTTTTGCACCTCGAGAATCATTACTACGGTGTGAAAACGATAGAGGCATTCATGGGGTatgcatatttttgcagatATTGTTACAGAGGGCATGAAAATTGGCAACGCCATCAATGTGAGGGACACTGTAACATTTGTCTCGATCCTCGTTGTAAACAACGACGATTTAAACATGTTATCTGCCCTGATTGTAACAAATCTTGTCGTAATGAAGAATGCTTTGCCAAACATAAAGAGTTCCGAGCGACGAATCGTGTGAGTAACTGCACCACATACAAAAAGTGCTTGCAATGCGGGCTCCAATATTATGTGAAAGCTGATGGTACCGGTGCTAAACATCGCTGCCCCGTGAAAAGATGCGCCGTGTGTAGTGAGATCTTAGACCAAAATGACAATGTCTTACTAAACCCTCACCTGTGTTACATGCAGCCCATCAAGCCTCAACCGCCTTGCAAAAATGTAGTCTACTATGATTTTGAAACTTATGTAGATGCAGATGGTTTACACAACCCCTTTCTTATCTgttgtaaatcaaatagactGACGAAACAGTGGTTTGGGACAGACTGTGTTGACAAATTCCTCACATTTTTTCGAAACCCCCGGTTTAAACAAACGACATTTGTTGCACATAACGCGAGAGGTTTTGATTCCTACATCTTGATAAAGAGAATGCTTGAATTAGGTATCAAACTTGACATTCTGATGCAAGGGAGTAAGGTTCTATCATTCGTCGATTTAGACACAAAATCTCGTTATATCGACTCATTGTCATTCTTAACGATGCCGCTAAGTGCGATGCCTAAGGCCCTGGGGCTTGAAGACAAATCAAAGGGTTGTTTCCCACATAAATTTAGCTCTTTAGAACATTTGAACTACGTAGGATGTCACCCTGAGCCTACATACTACAATGTCGAACAAATGTCACCCTCGCAACGTGCAAAGTTTGATGAATGGTATGTCAAACAAGCTAACGATGTGTTTGATTTTGCGAAACAGGCGCTAACCTACTGTGAGAATGATGTTGATTTGCTAATGCAAGGATGTGAGAAATTCAGGAGCGAGTATTTTGAGGCTACAagaacaagtcaagtcaagtcaagtcaagtttatttgtatagccctaaatcacaagcagtctcaaagggcttcacatag